In the Primulina tabacum isolate GXHZ01 chromosome 7, ASM2559414v2, whole genome shotgun sequence genome, AGTAAATGAGAGATGGCACAGACAGATAGAAGTGGagtataaattataataaactttcaaaCGCTGCAACCCCaatcttttattaaaaaaaattcatttagtTAAAGAGAACTCTTGTAGTCCTATGTTTCCGGACAAGTAATGATCAAAACTTCATTTTTCTGCTAAAATTTTGTGCACAAGACAAGTATGTAATATAGTTACAATTTCCCAGCTATACAAAGCAAGTGGAGAGTTGTACGTATTGGATTTGCAACAGTTAAAGGGACCTCCATTTCTGTTCCTTGAAGTTTGTGCTGCTTTTAGAGCTTTGGTGATGTAGCTTATTACAATTATATGGATGTACCAGCCTCTGCCTGTGGAATATACATAATTTTGCCATTTCGATCTTTTTAGTGATATATGTGTATGTGTTGGAACTTATACTTTAAATTGTGACTTGTAATTTTAAGTAACCTATTGAAAGAAGTAAAAATTTTGAATGTTAGGATGCCAAATGCTGCAAGTATCTGTTTGTATTGCAGAACGTCACAGCTATCAGTTTGATATAGAGTTGTCACTCAAGATAGCACTAAATTTCTCTTCCTGATTAGGATGCAAACAAACCTAATTGCTAATTCCTTCTATTCATTTTAGAATATCTCAAAATCCACAATGCTGAAAAACATTGTCTTGTAATTGCTAATTACTCATAAGTAGTGCTTGAGTTAAACTCGAGCTTTAATTTATCAGGCTCGTGTGCTCCTCAAACAATCGAGCCCAGGCAATGAATATTATTAGTATTATCATTGTGTGAATctgatttaaattaatatttttgtcgTTTGTCCACAATTACATATGCAGTAAAGGGCATTTTCGTGAATTTGTAGAcaagctcgagctcgactcaTGCTCAATTAAACCGAGTTCAAAAATCTCAACATGCTCCACCTCGATTTGGCACCATGTGCAGATTCCCGACTGTTATTACCTATTGTTTTCTCGGTGAAGTCACCTGCATATGACCAGTACAAGTACCAGAACCAAAAGTATAAATGACAAAGGTGAAAAGAAAAAACATCCGGGCAGGTTGGTCATTTTTACACTGATAAAACAGAGATTAATGGACTATCAGAAGAGTTGAGAAAAGTTACCAGAAGGAAGAAAAGACTTTCAACATTTCCAAATTACATACACATAATTAAATGCTCTACAGCATCAGCTTCTAACTATACAAATGTTTCCGCGAAAAAGGAGAAAAAATTAGGGAACTAGAAATGTAGCAATATCATTTTCCCACTTGCCGTATCTTGAGCTAAAACTACCACCTCCCCTTTGCTCAGCAAACTCCTGAAACACTTCGCGAGCAGAAGTATCCCAAGTTTTAAGCATTTCTTTAAGTGGTATAGGCTGCGAGCATTTTCTAAGTGACAAACTGAAAATGGATTTTGCCTTCAACCAGAGATCTTTCCCTTCTTCATCTCCACTGTGAGATAAAGCACACATGTCAGACACATTTTTATGTCAGGCTGCGATAAAACCTTCATTTTTTATTGTGTTAGATATATCCTCTAGTCAATTTGTTTTGAACTCGCAAATCCATACTCATTTACGCCGTTATTTGAAAACAGGGAGGGTCATTAACACGTTATGGGACTGTCATTAGCAAGCAAATGAATCCCAACAAGATAAAGCTTTTACTAAACAACGCATGTAACAGAAAAACTTAGTCACAAAAATAATGTATAATAATTGGTTTCTCACCTAAAATCAAGAGGCAATGCTTCCGACACGACGGGAGAAGATTATCAGGTGTCACAATCAGTTCCAGAAGCAGAGTGGGAAACTGTAAGCATGgaataatattgtttaacttaTTCACTGGAAATTCCAGAAAGCAAAGGAAGAAAAAGATCCAAAACGCGTTACCATCTTTTCTGATTTCATTAAGCATATGGTTAATTTCCTTGATCTCTTGTAAGATGAGATTACTAGGCTGTGATTATACATTACAAAATTTTAGATATTGGAGTACAAgattataattttttcaaaattctgcacgccaagaaaatttattttgatatgGGAGGTGAAAAATTAAAAGGATACCTCTTTTTTCAAAAACTCGAGTAAAtgcaatcaaattttttttaaaaaaaaatctcaaatacccaacaaaatTTGATAGTGTTAGTTTTAATatcttttaaaagttttttgtTTGTACGCAAAAAATCTTGTAAGACAGTCTTACATATCACTTTTATGATGCGAGTTTCCAATATgatcaaattcatgaaaaattatattttaatgccaaaaatattacttatagATCAGATCGACCTGTCTCATTAATATAAGCTCGTGATCTCATAAAAGACTTACTCTTACTTTTAAtcattatatatgtataattagGACAAGGAATATGGATGCCATATAAATGATTTTGATGATCTCCATAGATAGTTTAAGTTATGgtgtattaaaatttattataagaaatatataatataattttgcgGAGAATGAGAAGTAAAAGTTCATGTTTATAGATAACAAAACAGAGCTGCTGATTTCTTTATATCTAAAGCATCGAAATACGTCAGATGATACAGAATTACCAGAACCCCTCCACCAGGCTTACACGACATCATGGAAGATATAATAAGATGAGAATTGACACTTGCAGAAGAATAACAATAACTTAGTTGGTCAGTTGCGAGTGTCCAACACCcatgaattaaaaatatataataaaattaattaagcatttattaaaatatatgtcagacaaaatttgaatgtttttttttccctttataATTAGGATTCgcttaattatatataatatggaCCCATATGATCGACGAATTGCATTTCGattaaaaatgttcaaaattTATTCGTCCCTACTACAAAATGGAAATCTTGAGTGGTTGAAAGAAAAAGAACATTGGGAAACATGGAGGAACCACTAAAAAAAAGAACATTGGGAAACATGGAGGAAGCATATTTATTGCTGTTTGCACCTAAACATATCTCATAACATATCCGTCAATTGACTTgtaactcatctcaaatttagaGAAAAATATAAGGTTCGAGACCCaacaatacaaaaataaaataaaaaatatcctCCCCAactcaaaataaaaaagaacACAACTTGTCCGCATCACCAGTAATTTATCATTCTGAAAAACTAGTTCGAATTCTTCAAAATCACCACCTACAGTTCATTTTTTACAAATCAAATTTACGCgaataaaacataatatcaCAGCTAGTAAATTCTCTCTGCCGTAGATACTGGACGTAAGAAAACAACGATAACTGTAATGTTATCTTTGCTGCCTCGTGCTGCAGCTTCAGTCGCCAATCTCTTCGCGCACATTCCAGCCTCTTTCACCGTGTCTCTGATGATGCTAACGACGTCTGTGTTTCTCATGACATCCCACAGCCCATCACTGGCCATCACCTGCAAAATTAATTACACATATTATAATcaatagaaaagaaaaaagatgtAAATATTTATTTAGGAGTGAttgggaaaaaatatatattatttggatATACACCATGAATTAAAAACCATTTTTCCTAAAAGTTTGATTTCACAAAAGTGGTCCGATAACAGCTTTTAATATGCCTCAGAAGTATGCATAAGACCAGAACACATTACACACACCAGAAATTAATTAATAGTTCCCATTACTTGGATTCTAGGCAACAATTATCTAGACTCTAGAGTTTAGGCAACAAATTATGTACACCCAAATATCTATTGCAAATGGCTTCCCAAATAAATATGACTTACTACATATTCATCTTCTGCCGATAGTAAAGTTTCATCAACCTCAGGTTCTGCAGTTACATAAGGCTTTAGATCATCATCGCCAATGGATCGTGTCACCTGATAAAAGAACATAATGACAAAAGACAAAGCAATATCGGATACAGAAATCACAAAACATTATAGAGACAAAATGCACATATTTATATCTTGTCCTTCATCAAAAAAAATTGTTAACACTAATTTTACTTAAGTGAATTACCTGGAGAGCGGCAGGACCAACCCTCCATGTATCAAGCTGCCATTTAACCTCTCCACCAGCACTAATGACTCGCTCTCTCTCTTCAAGACAACTAGCAACATGGTCCTACTATATTGAAGCCgtccaattaaaaaaaaaaaaaagcacacACCTTGCAGAGGTGGACCGAGGAATTCTAGGGAAAGAGGGAAAAATGGGATTGAGGTAAACTCAAAGGAAATCAGGAGGACTTATATAATTACATAAATTCCAGCTCACCCTGGTTAAAGCATAGGGATTCCCTGTACGACATAAAATCACTCTGCAATCGCCGGCATTAGCAACAAATAGCTTGTTTTTCACTATAAGAGCAGTGACTGCAGTACAACCAGGGTGGAAGTCCTTTTGAATAACTCCAGTTAATTTACGCTGAGAGTTTATCTCATTCCTGAAGACAATATCGGTCCTAACAAAAGCTTCTACTAGTGCTTTAGAAGGACTGCACACAAGCCAGATACATAAAGATAAGTAACTCTACAACACTCAAAATTAGATTATAAAGAGAAGGGTTTTACCTGCACGCTGAAATCTGAGTCCTCAAAAATTCAGGTAGAGCCCCAGCTGAAAACTCAGCAGCAGCTGCACCTGCACATAATACAGGAGCTTGTATTTGTTTCTTGATGCCATTTGCACAAGTCAATTGCAAAATATTCAAAAGGTCAAACAGCTATAATAGCTGAACCTAAAACAAAATACTGAGTGACCAGGCAATTGAGAAATCTTGCCATGAGAAAACATTCGTTCCTCTTCCCCCAATTTTCAACCAGAAAGGCAGCTTTTGTCTCTGAAAGAGATATTTTCTAACCTTATTTTCTTAATCTATTTACCCTTTCTCCCCAAATGAACAGGAAAACAGTAACTCGAGAGTTAATAATCCCTAGAGTTTGCATTGATGTCATTAGAAAGTGGATTTACATATACCTCGATGACCATCAAAAATCCCAAAAAAATGGACATCCTTTTCATTACAGAAATTGGGTATTAAAAAATGTGAATCCTCCATGGTTTCTCTTCTTCCACAAGTTGAGAAGGAACCCCAAGAGAGAACTGGGTGGTACACCAAAGAATTGTTTGAAGAGTGAAACCACGTGCCCCGAACATTATGAGAAGTAAGCAAATCACTTGGTGAAAACCCTTTGCCATGGGCAAACCAGTTAATTGGTTCTTGATAACTTTGCATGGTTGTTTCATGGGTATGCCCACAAGATATACGAGAGTTGACAAAGGCGTCATCTTTATTCACTCCTTTTTCGCGTTCAAACATTACATCAAGTTCTGAAACAATCTCATTGAAAGATGGCCTCTTTTGAGGGTCTGCATCCCAACATCTCTGTATCAAAGAGATGAACTTGGTTGAAGCACCGGACTCAGGGGTAGCTAGAACCGGTCGCAAGCCTTCAGAAACCACAGCAGCTGTAAGTTGCTGCCCGGTGTAGTTCATTTCCAAGACTGTATGCGCCTGCCACCAGCATGTTAAATGTAATAAGCCCAGAAGATCAATAATGACCCACCAATATAAACAACAAttaaaaaggaaataaaatacaaCGTGGCTGTTTAACACGAACTCAGTATGTTTGAGTATTATTTATCTTGAACTGCGTTTTGAGATTACCGAATTATATGATTCTGTTCTGTAATTAAGAAGTTCCATGACCAATACTAAGAGAGAGGCTGCTCAAAAGAAGACTGGAAGAAGTGTGCGAGGGCAAAACTCATGGGAATACAAGATGCAAGGATTCCTAACAAACTAGAAGTTGATAGTAGTCGATTTTGCAGTAAATACAAGGTAAAAAGTGCAAAATGTCACCATCACTGTACAAGCATCATTGATTTTCAAAACGATGTTTTCTCCTTCGCAACAGCGCAGGCAATAGAACCTGGCATAATttgcaaagaaaaaatatttgatgCCAACTTATCCTTTCTATACAAATTAGCTGACGCTCTTTTTCTTCAAACGAGTATGCgtaaacaaaggaaaaggaaaaggtaaatttttactttatttCTCCACCTTCCACCACATTAATTTCCCTTTTTCTCCAGTATTCTTGGTACAAAAAAGCAAAAAAATAAGTGATAACCTGTGCCTCTGCTCGAAGATCGGTATATGGGATTACACCAGTAAGAAGCTCACTGCAACATATAGAGGTTCAAGTATCACAGAATTTGGGGACAAATAAAGAGGTAAAATTACATTTCAGTAATAAATTAAAAGAAGTAAAATTGTTCTCCAATTACGCAGGCCTATCGTATAGTTATTTTTATCGTTTTCTTCATGCTCAAAATTCATCATTCCTTAAACATGGTGCAGCTACAATAAGCAGAACCCAATCATAAAGTCTTGATATTGAGGGGCCGCTAGTCAAGGCTCTTAGAGGTCTCTTGTTGTACCCATTAGGCAACTGCAATAGATAAATTCACCCTAATCGCAGAACTTcaataaatttcatttttaaagCCAAACCCGTAATTTCCACTTCATAACATTTCAACTCCACCCAACTAGACATCTACTTCTCAAGCAAATAACTAAAATAGATACAGCAAAAGGTGAGATCAATTTCTTCGAAGCATCAGCAGCACAAAATGCAAGGCTATATACCCAATCCCAAGCATCAGTAACACCTTGAATTGGCCAACAGCTCTTATAACTCAAGCTCTAagtgaattttttatttttattttttggaatCAGCTCACGTgaattttaataataagaaaatgcCACAGATTAGACCTCAAACAAATTGTTGAAGCAATTTTGCTTCTCATGATTGCTAAACAACtattatcaaaaaaaaataatatgctCCAGAGAATCATTTCAAGGAATTAGACGAGCATAAGAACAACATTCAATTTTCGTCAATCAAAGACATAACAAATCATTGGGAAGTTCTTACTTAATTGTGATTCCAAAACTATAAACATCAGATTTTTCGGTGTGTATCTCTTTTCTCAGCACTTCAGGTGCCATGTAAATAAGAGTACCGACCATATTTCTTTTGTGGAAGCCACCTGTTGGCTTGCCAGATTTCCAGTCTGCTGCGGAAACTTGTTTAAGATTATTCTTGTGCTCAGCTAAACCAAAGTCTGCTAAATGCGGATGAAAATTCTCGTCAAGCTGCACAGAACACTGCATAAATCATCATCTCATTCAAGATAAGTGCAACAGATGCCACATGCAagtaaaaatattaaagttcaCAAAAAATTCAAATGTGTAGTTAGTGTTATAAGTTTGGATGCATCAAAAGATCGTCGAAGACGTTACAAGAATATTTGCTGGTTTCACATCCCTATGCACAATCCCAAGGTTATGAAGATATTGTAGAGCTTTTGCTGCAAACAGAAAACAAAGAATCTGCCATCTTGAAAAGGTCAAaagagaagaagaaagaaaaattagaTCACTGAATAGATAGTTCAGAAACCAGCCAGTCAACTCATCAAAGGATCAAACCATAATGGCATAAAAGAGGAGGATAAAACATAGTCGACATAGATCTCCAGTGAACCTTATTTTGGATCTACTTGTTTAGAAAAACAGTTGCAATTCAGGAGCACATCATCCACCCCCACGCTAATCTGCCATCTCATGTATTACATATTCGTCAAATAAATCCATTTCCATCTACTGAATTTGGCGTGCAAAACACAAATTCATTCAAATTTTATGGCAGTTTCGAGAAGAAAATCATATTAGAGGCAGCAAAGATAAACTTTATGATTTCTAATTAATGGCATGTCCTCTTCCAGTTCGACTACCAAATTTGCATTTGTTGATCTTCGAAAAAGAAGATAAAAAATGTACAGACACTCTGCAAAACTAGAAGTCAGATACCATAATAGACACGATACAATAACCTTAAGTGCAAGTTAAATTTGCCCACACCATGAAACTCACCTTAAATCCATCATTAAAGGAATAAATTCAGAGAAGTTATTGTTCGAATTAGCAATAATTGGGGATTGAAAGAATAAGAATCTGCTATGCATATTCATTTTAATTTGTGGTCACAGCATATGATAGAACAAATTTGCCTGACGCGTTGTTTTTACCAAGTTTAGTTATCAtatgcacgtgcaagagttacaaaaaataagaatatattACAATTTCCACTTTGCTGATTGACGCTGCcagctatttttaaatttttttaaaaaaaatgaattattaaCCAAGATAGAACAAAGAACTTGAGGCAAACAACACTTAAGCACCAAATGTAGTTCAAAAGGCAAAGCATCAACCACGTCACAGTTAAGATGATACTCTATCATGCCATCAATTTCTGAGATAGTTAATGCCCCCCTGCTTTAATCATCAATATACCAAGAAAATTTATTGACACGCCAACTACTACTAAGATTCATCAGAGACGCGTGTCTGTACCTAAATAAAGGTTGATTTTAACTGCTTGACCAATGCTTGGACTCCATTCTTCAACGTGTAGTTTCTGGGCTAGATTTCCAGCCTCGTAAAATTCCAAGAAAAACATGTAGTTTGGCGGTCTTGCATGCGCCGCCACCAACTTTAATATTCCAGGATGATCTACCTTGCTTCAGCAATCATATCCCAAGAAAAAATTATAGTGCGCCAAAAATATTGTTTCTAAATACAAATGAGCATTACATGATAATCACAAAGACTATCAAATTCACTCTACACAAAGGATTCTAATTTTATCCACGGGAGCTGAATTCCACTCAATCGCATGCATTCATCTGTATAACCAAATCTTGCAATATTTGTGAGTTTAAAAAGTTGTAGACGGTAAATCTAACAAGATAACCAAGGTCTGTCATAATGGAGGCAAAAATGCTAGAAGTGACAAGACCAAGCAAAACTACATATAGAAAGGAATTGTGTTTAGGGAATTGACCTCGAAACATGCTGATACCGCAATACCGCGACCCAGAAGCTCAAGAAAGAAAAATATGCCAACAGTAGTTTTAAGCTCATACAATATTCGGAATTTTTTTCCCATAACCTGGTGTTTTCCCGATAAATATCataagaagaaagaaaaataaccAGAGTATTTGCAATTCTTTGTGGAATTTGTCGAGGTCGTCGGAAGTGGATAAAATCGGTTTCTTCACGGCCACTTTCGTACCATCAAGAACGGCTCCGTAAACCACACTCTCCGCCCCTTGAAACCAAAAATCCAGAAAATCCCAGTTGATATTTAAGCAAAAAGTATACTCATAGCTGATATACGAATATACGATCCTCGAAAAAATAATGTTGCGTGGATTATTTCCACACATACCTCGGGCAATTGGGGAAGCAATGGAGTAAGAAGAAGGGCGGAGATGAAGAGGGATCGTCTGACTGTGGCAGCAACCTCGAATACAATTGTTTGGTTCCATAATTTCcaataccattttctttaatctatGTTTCTTGAGGGATCACCAGGACGTAGAAATGGAAGCCAGTGAATTTCTTGAATTAGCTACACCACACAATACGCCATAAAACAGAAACTGGAATTATCCCCCGAAAAATTCATAATCCAGTTATCCCAATTTGGAAACGGAACCGAAATAGCTGTGATTTTAGTCGGTGAACAAGATCGAAATCAAGCCAAAATGGAACAATATTTTTTCGATGGAACATATTGTATATGACTTATCTAATATGTTTTAATTGACTGATATGgtttatatgatattatatcaACTACCATGGTTtaccaaaaataaataataatcgtCGTCTCACACTCTAGTAAACTAcatgatgatatatttttatctttataattttatttatgtcATGTCCTCATTATGTCGCGTATAATTTACTCCTTGTGCATTGTTCGTAGCGGCAAGCTCTTCAAGGGTTTTGGCGCCATGTTCAGATGGACAATTCCGTAAGATTAAGTTAAATGTGatgttgcatatttttttgCACCATGTTTTTCTGAATGTGTTTATTTCGATCTATAGCAAGAGTTGGCAATGACTGATAAATAGTTTTATATGAATTAAAAAGTGGTAAAGCAACATCTGATAAATGTGCATAATCATCACAACCATGATTTATTAAGAAACTAAGAACATAAAGAAGACATGGGAGTACACCAAAAGATACTAAAACCACTTCACATTTCAACTTTTCTCTAACATTACATACACATCTGGTTATCTAATCTCATCTGTACTATCCTCTACATCTCATTTCATTGGCATCAAATATATTGGAGAGAAAAAAATAAGGGAATGATTTCACAGCAAATGGCTACAGCTTCGAAAAATGGCTAACACCTTCGCGTCTGAGCCTATAATTCTTGGTTCTTGGAGATGTTTTCCAGGCAACAGCCGAGTAGTTGGATCGCATTTCATTCATGCTTTGTGGTATGCACGAGAAGAAACTCCGTGCAGAAGTCTGATGAACCCCAAGAAACTGAGATTTCCATCTGAGTGTCGAATCCAGTCCTGCAGAACCACATGGACAGGTACGGATGGACCAAGTCCAAGCTCCTGTCAAAAGGCGATAGAGACATGAGAATTTGTAACATCGTCGATTAACTATTGAACCAATCTAAACAGGGGCGGATCCAGAAATTAGGGAGATAGGGGAAAATGGAACAGACATGGCAGGCTACATGGATTTTGAGGAGCAAAACTtgcaattttataaaaattagatacaaaatttcaaaaaaaattctgaAATGAGGGGAGGATTGTCACCCTCATCCCCAAGCTGGACTCCCCCCTGTATATAAAGTCTTGAAACAACGATACAGGAAGATCTTTATAATTTAAAGAAGGCTAATTTAGTCCCTAATTTGTTTCAAGCAGAGGTAAGGGCATAGAACAAAGGGAGGAATACCGGGGCAAGTTCCTCTATCTTTATGGGCCTGTTTCCATCCTTCTCAAACAATTCATAGGCAAGGCGTGCGTGTTGCTCCCAGgtttccattccttccagctGATGTACACTTGTGGCTGCTGCACAAAATTCTTCAAGATCCAATTTCCCAAATTGAAGAGAACTCACCTGATTgacacatgaaaatatgatttaacCATTGTCATCACCAGTATAATATCAAGTCTTGTAACTATATATGATATGTCAAAAATCCATGACAGAACTAACGTTTGAAAGAGAAATGAGTTACCAAGAGTATTACCATATTGACATAATCCAGAACCCGTGAGTCCTTCATTGCATCGGTGGAGATCTTTGACATAGCCTGCGACCAAAGTAATAAAATCAGCGAAGTAAGATAAGatgattaaaaatactaaaaacagATACAGAGGGCGGCGAGAGAGAGATGACCGTTTTAAAGTTCTGTGGGTATATGAATCCGCTTTTACCCGGTCCTAGCAATTGGAACTGTTCCCTTAGATAGGTTAACTGAGGTACCGACAACGTTCTTGCAAGTGCCTGTTTCAAGAACAGGTTTCTTAGTAAATCATATCTGCAACGAGTACCATTTTCACTGAAGATAAACTTGAAATGAAAAAAGATGGTACAAGAGACACAAATTGTCCAAGGAATTGACagaaaatatcataattaataGATTACCAGTGAAAGTTATTTCTTATTACAGTCAAAATATACATACCCTTAAAGCTGTCTTTCTCAGAGAAGAGGAACATGTATAAGCTTTTACTAGCTTATACACAATCATATCCAGCGGGATGTTCATAGTGTGATTGCCAGCTAGCCATGGATGACCTATAAATCAAAAACTTCATCAACATATTTGGGTACCAAGTTATTCCACTAGATTTTCTTGGTGGACTCGCTGGAAAGACCAGTTTAGAAATCCCATTTTGGATAAAACAGAATCCATTATAAATATTTCCACCCGACTTACAAAGAGCCTGAGCTGCTGTTAGCCTTTTCCGGTAATCTTTGTTCAATAACCTCTTCACGAAATCTACGGCATTAGAGGACAGAGAAGGCCATGGATCTTCATCAAAGCTGGGGTCAGCCTTTAGAACATCGCGGAAGATTCCAGACTCTGTCCTTGACCAGAACGGTCTGCTTCCGCAAAGAAGAATATACGCGATTACACCGATACTCCACATATCGGCTTCCGTTCCATATGATCTATGCAAAACTTCGGGCGCCACGTAGTAAGCACTTCCAACAATATCATTCAATCGTTCATCTAAATTATCAATCCATCTAGATTAACACCACAAAAACATTGAAAAGAACACAAAAAAAAGTATTTCATACCAATAAACTCAACCTGGCTTTACATAATCGGACAGTCCAAAATCGATGGCTTTCAGAGTGGAATGCTCGTCATTTGATGTGAATAGAAAATTCTGAGACAatgtaaaattttcattttagttGTATCTAGTTATCATATTCTCCACAAAAGCAGGAAAAAATATTCATGAAGCGTATACATTGAATTGTACGAGTGCTTGTGTTTTAGCTGATATATATTTCCTGGAAAATGGAAAACCGACAATTGCACAGACAAGCTATCAGACTATCTAAATGATAATCATGGCATTCGTGGAAGAAATATTATAAGTTCAAAGATCAGTTGATTAATTAAAGACACTCGAAGAATATTTGTGCAATATAAGTTAAAGTTCACCAAATAAAGGAAGCTCCTGTTAGAGTAGTCCATAAATCAAAGAATATTTTCGAACATATTTCACCTATATAAAGAGGTGATGGTTGTAATGCAAACTAGTAGAGATTAATAGAGTTCTAGCAGTCAGATGTGAATGTAGACCTTTTATGGCACAACCACGCTAATCATTAGTTATACCGCATTCAttcattgatgtatttttacTACTTTAGAATATAGCCCTTACCAGAACTATGACTAAAGAAAATAAGACCAGAGTTCTCAATACATGGCTTGATGCGGCAAAACTAATAGATTGATTAAACGGAATAACTTTCCTTCAGGAGTGGGCAAATGAGactatttaatgaaataaaggTATTGCACTATGATATATTTGCTAGAAAAAGGCTTGTATAATAGTGTGTGACAGTAGATGTACCTCGGGTTTTAGGTCACGGTGAACCACACCTTGGAGATGACAATATGCAACCACGCTTAAAATCTGTACCATGACCATTTTAGCATCTTCTTCCGAGTATTTGCCACCCCTTGATCAAACAAACGGAAAATTACATAAAAGACCAAGAATGAAGAGAGACTCATAAAAATGGAAAGGAAAAGGAATTAAGCTTTACCTAGCAAGAATTTTATCCAGTAATTCTCCTCCTTCACATAACCTGCGGTGAGGAAAAAATTTTAGGAGGTcaatattcagattttagaTAGGCCGTGGCCGAGGTTCAGAGGGGATTTGAAACATGGCAGTTGAATGAGACCACAAAATGCCACGAAAAAGTAAGATTATATATCTCTCAGTGTCTAAAATATACTTGAGAAGATCGTttcttataaataaataaataaatatatacttGAGAAGAGCCTTAGCTTTGCCACCAAGTTAATTGATGTTAACAATCCAAACTTACTCCATTACAACATAGACATTTTCTTCATCCTCGAAGGCATCATAGAATTGTACTAAGTTCTTATGTCCTGTCAGTGCACGGAGTATCTTTACTTCTCTTCTGACGTCCTCTATGGCAATAGCTGTTGTCATCTGCAAAATAATATTTAGAAGATTTGGTCAATAAATAAGAGCTTCAACT is a window encoding:
- the LOC142552043 gene encoding protein kinase and PP2C-like domain-containing protein isoform X5, whose amino-acid sequence is MVLEIMEPNNCIRGCCHSQTIPLHLRPSSYSIASPIARGAESVVYGAVLDGTKVAVKKPILSTSDDLDKFHKELQILCKVDHPGILKLVAAHARPPNYMFFLEFYEAGNLAQKLHVEEWSPSIGQAVKINLYLAKALQYLHNLGIVHRDVKPANILLDENFHPHLADFGLAEHKNNLKQVSAADWKSGKPTGGFHKRNMVGTLIYMAPEVLRKEIHTEKSDVYSFGITINELLTGVIPYTDLRAEAQAHTVLEMNYTGQQLTAAVVSEGLRPVLATPESGASTKFISLIQRCWDADPQKRPSFNEIVSELDVMFEREKGVNKDDAFVNSRISCGHTHETTMQSYQEPINWFAHGKGFSPSDLLTSHNVRGTWFHSSNNSLVYHPVLSWGSFSTCGRRETMEDSHFLIPNFCNEKDVHFFGIFDGHRGAAAAEFSAGALPEFLRTQISACSPSKALVEAFVRTDIVFRNEINSQRKLTGVIQKDFHPGCTAVTALIVKNKLFVANAGDCRVILCRTGNPYALTRDHVASCLEERERVISAGGEVKWQLDTWRVGPAALQVTRSIGDDDLKPYVTAEPEVDETLLSAEDEYVVMASDGLWDVMRNTDVVSIIRDTVKEAGMCAKRLATEAAARGSKDNITVIVVFLRPVSTAERIY
- the LOC142552043 gene encoding protein kinase and PP2C-like domain-containing protein isoform X3; this encodes MGKKFRILYELKTTVGIFFFLELLGRGIAVSACFEVDHPGILKLVAAHARPPNYMFFLEFYEAGNLAQKLHVEEWSPSIGQAVKINLYLAKALQYLHNLGIVHRDVKPANILCSVQLDENFHPHLADFGLAEHKNNLKQVSAADWKSGKPTGGFHKRNMVGTLIYMAPEVLRKEIHTEKSDVYSFGITINELLTGVIPYTDLRAEAQVITYFFAFLYQEYWRKREINVVEGGEIKFYCLRCCEGENIVLKINDACTVMAHTVLEMNYTGQQLTAAVVSEGLRPVLATPESGASTKFISLIQRCWDADPQKRPSFNEIVSELDVMFEREKGVNKDDAFVNSRISCGHTHETTMQSYQEPINWFAHGKGFSPSDLLTSHNVRGTWFHSSNNSLVYHPVLSWGSFSTCGRRETMEDSHFLIPNFCNEKDVHFFGIFDGHRGAAAAEFSAGALPEFLRTQISACSPSKALVEAFVRTDIVFRNEINSQRKLTGVIQKDFHPGCTAVTALIVKNKLFVANAGDCRVILCRTGNPYALTRDHVASCLEERERVISAGGEVKWQLDTWRVGPAALQVTRSIGDDDLKPYVTAEPEVDETLLSAEDEYVVMASDGLWDVMRNTDVVSIIRDTVKEAGMCAKRLATEAAARGSKDNITVIVVFLRPVSTAERIY
- the LOC142552043 gene encoding protein kinase and PP2C-like domain-containing protein isoform X6: MFFLEFYEAGNLAQKLHVEEWSPSIGQAVKINLYLAKALQYLHNLGIVHRDVKPANILCSVQLDENFHPHLADFGLAEHKNNLKQVSAADWKSGKPTGGFHKRNMVGTLIYMAPEVLRKEIHTEKSDVYSFGITINELLTGVIPYTDLRAEAQVITYFFAFLYQEYWRKREINVVEGGEIKFYCLRCCEGENIVLKINDACTVMAHTVLEMNYTGQQLTAAVVSEGLRPVLATPESGASTKFISLIQRCWDADPQKRPSFNEIVSELDVMFEREKGVNKDDAFVNSRISCGHTHETTMQSYQEPINWFAHGKGFSPSDLLTSHNVRGTWFHSSNNSLVYHPVLSWGSFSTCGRRETMEDSHFLIPNFCNEKDVHFFGIFDGHRGAAAAEFSAGALPEFLRTQISACSPSKALVEAFVRTDIVFRNEINSQRKLTGVIQKDFHPGCTAVTALIVKNKLFVANAGDCRVILCRTGNPYALTRDHVASCLEERERVISAGGEVKWQLDTWRVGPAALQVTRSIGDDDLKPYVTAEPEVDETLLSAEDEYVVMASDGLWDVMRNTDVVSIIRDTVKEAGMCAKRLATEAAARGSKDNITVIVVFLRPVSTAERIY